From Paraflavitalea devenefica, the proteins below share one genomic window:
- a CDS encoding nuclear transport factor 2 family protein, with protein MHPHQQLIEKFYTSFNKLDAAGMISCYHGEVCFYDPVFENLTGKEAGAMWTMLCRNARDFSLTYSKVEAGDEYGSCEWTAHYTFSATGRKVTNHVKAHFKFHEGLIIEHMDDFDLWRWSRQALGVKGLLLGWSGFVINKVRKRARASLKKAMAT; from the coding sequence ATGCACCCACATCAACAACTGATAGAAAAGTTTTATACTTCTTTTAATAAACTGGATGCTGCCGGCATGATCAGTTGTTATCACGGGGAAGTATGTTTTTATGATCCTGTTTTTGAGAACCTTACCGGTAAAGAAGCGGGAGCGATGTGGACGATGTTATGCAGGAATGCCAGGGATTTTTCCCTTACTTATAGTAAGGTGGAAGCTGGTGATGAATATGGCAGTTGTGAATGGACGGCCCACTATACTTTTTCCGCTACCGGCAGGAAGGTCACCAATCATGTGAAAGCGCATTTTAAATTCCATGAGGGATTGATCATTGAACATATGGATGATTTTGACTTATGGAGGTGGAGCCGGCAGGCTTTGGGGGTTAAGGGGCTGTTGCTGGGGTGGAGTGGTTTTGTGATCAATAAGGTGCGGAAGAGGGCCAGGGCCAGTTTGAAGAAGGCAATGGCTACTTAA
- a CDS encoding CocE/NonD family hydrolase, protein MRKLLLFLANCLFIFTTQAQLSFQTAQDSAWVRDNYIKKEYSIPMRDGVKLFTSVYLPKDNTEKHPVLMTRTPYSCFPYGEQNFRASLWVGHFRYYTRENYIIVNQDVRGRWMSEGEFVDVRPFNPDKKTSQDIDEASDTYDAIDWLIKNLPNNNGNVGVMGISYPGFYSTMAALSGHPALKAVSPQAPVTDWFMGDDFHHNGAFFLLDGFSFYAGGFGYPRPAPTTVGPKTSLQLPQNDNYETYLRIGALKNFMQLTGDSLKFWKDLYAHPNLDNWWKARNPRNFVNNIKPAMLTVGGLFDAEDCFGAWRLYEAIEKKNAAAAFNKIVMGPWFHGQWASLDGSKLGHVQFGANTSHWYQNNIEVPFFNYFLKGKGDIAKLAEATIFFSGANKWKQYPQWPPAGKTDKALYLQPNGKLGWDKPTGKTSFSEYISDPAKPVPYTEDVHWSRTREYMTDDQRFAARRTDVLTFQTDLLTEEVTLGGTLVADLLTSITGTDADFVVKLIDVFPDDFSYPGTPSAAGRDAGGPYPMGGYQMLVRGEVMRGRFRNSFEVPEAFKPNKTERVKFELPDVAHTFKKGHRIMIQVQSSWFPLVDRNPQKFVNIYEANDSDFQKATIRIFHDAANSSNILLPVLK, encoded by the coding sequence ATGAGAAAACTACTCCTTTTCCTGGCGAATTGCCTTTTTATTTTCACCACCCAGGCCCAGCTAAGCTTCCAAACCGCACAGGATTCTGCCTGGGTACGGGACAATTACATCAAAAAGGAATATTCCATTCCCATGCGCGACGGTGTGAAACTATTCACTTCCGTTTACCTGCCCAAAGACAATACAGAAAAGCATCCGGTCCTGATGACGCGCACTCCCTACTCCTGCTTCCCTTATGGAGAACAGAACTTCCGCGCCAGTTTATGGGTAGGCCATTTCCGTTATTATACCCGCGAGAACTATATCATTGTTAACCAGGATGTACGCGGCCGCTGGATGAGTGAAGGCGAATTTGTGGACGTACGTCCTTTCAATCCCGATAAAAAGACCAGCCAGGATATTGATGAAGCCAGCGATACCTATGATGCTATTGACTGGTTGATCAAAAACCTGCCCAATAACAATGGCAATGTAGGCGTGATGGGTATCTCCTATCCCGGTTTCTACTCCACCATGGCGGCGCTAAGTGGTCACCCTGCGCTGAAAGCAGTAAGTCCCCAGGCCCCGGTAACAGACTGGTTTATGGGCGACGACTTTCACCACAACGGCGCTTTCTTCCTCCTTGATGGCTTCTCTTTCTATGCAGGTGGTTTTGGCTATCCACGCCCTGCTCCTACCACAGTAGGGCCAAAAACCAGCTTACAACTCCCCCAAAATGACAACTATGAAACTTACCTGCGCATCGGCGCTTTAAAGAACTTTATGCAGCTTACCGGTGATAGCCTGAAATTCTGGAAAGACCTCTACGCCCATCCCAACCTCGACAACTGGTGGAAAGCGCGCAATCCCCGCAACTTTGTCAACAACATCAAGCCGGCCATGCTTACCGTAGGTGGCTTATTTGATGCAGAAGATTGCTTTGGCGCCTGGCGTTTATATGAAGCCATTGAGAAAAAGAATGCAGCGGCTGCCTTCAATAAAATAGTCATGGGCCCCTGGTTCCATGGACAATGGGCCTCTCTCGATGGCAGCAAATTGGGCCATGTACAATTTGGCGCCAATACCTCCCACTGGTACCAGAACAACATTGAAGTGCCTTTCTTCAATTACTTCCTCAAAGGCAAAGGAGACATCGCCAAACTGGCAGAAGCCACCATCTTCTTCAGTGGCGCCAATAAATGGAAACAATACCCCCAATGGCCTCCTGCCGGTAAAACAGACAAAGCCCTGTACCTGCAACCCAATGGTAAACTGGGCTGGGATAAGCCCACTGGCAAAACCAGCTTCAGTGAATACATCAGTGACCCTGCCAAACCGGTACCCTATACAGAAGATGTGCATTGGTCACGCACCAGGGAGTATATGACCGATGACCAGCGCTTTGCTGCCCGCCGTACCGATGTACTCACTTTCCAGACAGATCTATTGACAGAAGAAGTGACGCTTGGTGGCACCCTGGTAGCCGACCTGCTCACCAGTATTACCGGCACAGATGCCGACTTTGTAGTCAAGCTCATTGATGTATTCCCGGATGATTTCAGCTACCCCGGCACGCCATCAGCAGCCGGACGTGACGCCGGTGGCCCCTACCCCATGGGTGGTTACCAGATGCTGGTACGTGGTGAAGTAATGCGTGGACGTTTCCGCAACAGTTTTGAAGTGCCCGAAGCCTTTAAACCCAATAAAACAGAACGGGTGAAATTTGAGCTGCCCGATGTAGCCCATACCTTCAAAAAAGGCCACCGCATTATGATACAGGTCCAAAGCAGTTGGTTCCCGCTGGTAGACCGCAACCCGCAAAAGTTTGTAAATATCTATGAAGCAAACGATAGTGATTTCCAGAAAGCCACCATCCGCATCTTCCATGATGCCGCCAACAGCAGCAACATCCTTTTGCCGGTGTTAAAATGA